Proteins encoded in a region of the Paenibacillus wynnii genome:
- the hisG gene encoding ATP phosphoribosyltransferase, producing MAQILKVAMPKGRIYNKAAELFRSAGLPIPPDGEASRKLVIQLPEAGMEFILAKPVDVPTYVEYGVADIGIVGKDVLLEEERDVYELLDLGIARCRMSIIGLPNWQPGIQQRVATKYPNVASRYFREQGQQVEVVKLNGSIELAPLIGLADRIVDMVETGQTLRDNGLVEMTSIFEITSRLVANRVSYRMKNAEIQQLCDRLQSVISVPKL from the coding sequence ATGGCGCAGATTTTGAAGGTAGCAATGCCGAAAGGCCGCATATACAATAAGGCTGCAGAGCTGTTCCGCTCCGCAGGTCTTCCTATCCCCCCGGACGGGGAGGCTTCCCGCAAGCTGGTGATTCAGCTGCCTGAGGCAGGCATGGAATTTATACTAGCCAAACCCGTAGATGTTCCCACCTATGTGGAGTATGGCGTGGCTGATATAGGAATTGTAGGTAAGGATGTCCTGCTGGAAGAGGAACGGGATGTGTACGAACTACTTGATCTCGGGATTGCCCGGTGTCGCATGTCAATTATCGGTCTGCCGAATTGGCAGCCCGGCATTCAGCAGCGCGTTGCAACGAAGTATCCCAATGTAGCCTCCCGTTATTTCCGGGAACAGGGTCAACAGGTAGAGGTCGTTAAGCTGAACGGATCCATTGAGCTTGCTCCCCTGATTGGCTTGGCTGATCGTATTGTCGATATGGTGGAGACGGGGCAGACGCTGCGTGATAACGGACTCGTAGAAATGACAAGCATATTTGAAATCACGAGCCGCCTTGTCGCCAACCGTGTCAGTTATCGGATGAAGAATGCAGAAATACAACAGCTATGCGATCGCTTGCAGAGTGTTATCAGCGTACCGAAGCTGTAG
- the hisH gene encoding imidazole glycerol phosphate synthase subunit HisH — MAVAIVDYGMGNLHSVSKAIERLGYECLVTGDAEQILAAESVILPGVGAFGDAMEHLRSTGLDAVVKKVAAGKQPMLGICLGMQLLFSSGEEYGTHEGLGIVPGSVVRFEPREGFKVPHMGWNRLTFMKGDSPLLEGLEEGHVYFVHSYHALVEQESDLIAVTDYGYPVTAIVGRGNVFGMQFHPEKSGELGMKLLGNFLKIKA; from the coding sequence ATGGCTGTAGCAATCGTTGATTATGGCATGGGCAATCTGCACAGTGTAAGCAAAGCGATAGAGCGCCTGGGCTATGAGTGTCTGGTAACGGGGGATGCGGAGCAGATTCTGGCAGCTGAAAGCGTCATTCTGCCCGGTGTCGGCGCGTTTGGCGATGCTATGGAGCATCTTCGCAGTACCGGACTGGATGCTGTAGTTAAAAAAGTAGCCGCCGGGAAGCAGCCAATGCTTGGAATTTGTCTGGGTATGCAGCTGTTGTTCAGCAGCGGTGAAGAATACGGAACCCATGAAGGGCTGGGGATCGTGCCGGGTTCGGTTGTCCGTTTTGAGCCAAGAGAGGGCTTCAAGGTTCCTCATATGGGTTGGAACAGACTGACCTTCATGAAGGGTGATAGTCCGCTGCTGGAGGGTCTTGAAGAGGGTCATGTGTATTTCGTCCATTCGTATCACGCGCTTGTTGAGCAAGAGAGTGATTTGATTGCCGTGACCGATTACGGATATCCAGTTACAGCGATTGTCGGACGGGGCAACGTGTTCGGTATGCAGTTCCACCCGGAAAAAAGCGGGGAGCTCGGGATGAAGCTGCTCGGGAATTTTTTGAAGATTAAGGCCTGA
- the hisB gene encoding imidazoleglycerol-phosphate dehydratase HisB encodes MENNNEQVVRQAGISRTTNETDIKLSLSVDGSGVSELETDVPFLNHMLDLFTKHGQFDLNVQARGDIEIDDHHTVEDIGICLGQALREALGDKKGIKRYASVFVPMDEALAQVVIDISNRPHFEYRAEYPSQQVGSFSTELVHEFLWKFALEARITLHVIVHYGTNTHHMIEAVFKALGRALDEATLIDPRVKGVPSTKGVL; translated from the coding sequence ATGGAGAACAATAATGAGCAGGTGGTGCGTCAGGCGGGAATTAGTCGTACCACGAACGAGACGGACATCAAGCTGTCTTTATCAGTAGACGGTAGCGGGGTTTCGGAGCTGGAGACGGATGTCCCTTTTTTGAATCATATGCTGGATTTGTTCACGAAGCACGGTCAGTTTGATCTAAATGTACAAGCGCGCGGAGATATCGAAATCGATGATCACCACACTGTAGAGGATATCGGCATTTGTCTGGGTCAAGCTCTCCGAGAAGCGTTAGGTGATAAAAAAGGAATTAAGCGCTACGCTAGCGTATTTGTGCCGATGGACGAGGCTTTGGCTCAGGTAGTGATTGATATCAGCAACCGGCCGCATTTTGAGTATCGTGCCGAGTATCCTTCTCAACAGGTGGGAAGCTTCTCGACGGAGCTGGTACATGAGTTTCTGTGGAAGTTCGCGCTCGAAGCACGGATTACACTGCATGTCATCGTTCACTACGGCACGAACACACATCACATGATAGAAGCCGTGTTCAAGGCCCTTGGTCGCGCACTGGACGAAGCTACTCTTATTGATCCTCGTGTGAAGGGTGTGCCTTCTACGAAGGGAGTGCTGTAG
- the hisD gene encoding histidinol dehydrogenase, whose translation MKVQSSSEFKLQREVEYGTPEQNQTVKEIVAAIKKEGDTALLRYTERFDGVTLTPDALRVTPKELEAAYSRVEESFVTAIRAAAVNIRSFHARQKRNSWMDLQPDGTILGQIIRPLKRVGVYVPGGKAAYPSSVLMNVIPAQIAGVPEIVMVTPPATGGKAGIDPYILVAAAEAGVHEIYRVGGAQAIAALAFGTESIEPVDKICGPGNIYVALAKREVYGAVDIDSIAGPSEIVVLADDSAEPGYVAADLLSQAEHDEMASAILVTPSHELAYAVAAEVERQLLELPRQSIARASVEAYGAIIIVEDIEEGISVVNRLAPEHLEIVTADPMGLLGSIENAGAIFLGPYSSEPVGDYFAGPNHIIPTNGTARFSSPVDVDDFIKKSSLIYYSKEALLRDGHSIIELARREGLEGHARAIEIRLENEGKGGDSHGEQ comes from the coding sequence GTGAAAGTGCAATCAAGCAGTGAATTCAAGCTCCAGCGGGAAGTGGAGTACGGGACACCGGAGCAGAATCAGACCGTTAAGGAAATTGTAGCCGCGATCAAAAAAGAAGGGGATACAGCGCTCCTCCGCTACACAGAGCGGTTTGATGGCGTTACATTGACGCCTGATGCACTACGGGTGACACCCAAGGAGCTCGAGGCAGCCTACAGCCGCGTAGAGGAATCCTTCGTGACGGCTATCCGTGCAGCAGCGGTTAACATCCGTTCGTTCCATGCGAGACAAAAACGCAACTCATGGATGGACCTTCAACCGGACGGTACGATTCTCGGACAGATCATACGTCCACTCAAACGTGTCGGTGTATATGTTCCCGGCGGGAAAGCGGCATATCCTTCTTCTGTCTTGATGAATGTGATTCCCGCCCAGATCGCCGGTGTTCCGGAGATCGTAATGGTCACCCCGCCTGCAACCGGTGGTAAAGCGGGAATTGATCCTTACATTCTAGTTGCCGCCGCAGAAGCGGGTGTGCACGAGATATACCGCGTGGGAGGAGCACAAGCCATTGCCGCGCTTGCTTTTGGTACTGAAAGCATCGAGCCTGTCGATAAAATCTGCGGACCGGGGAACATTTACGTGGCGTTAGCCAAACGTGAAGTATACGGTGCCGTGGACATAGACAGCATCGCCGGTCCGAGTGAGATTGTAGTGCTGGCAGATGATTCTGCCGAGCCGGGGTATGTCGCAGCGGACCTGCTCTCTCAGGCGGAGCATGACGAGATGGCGTCAGCCATTCTCGTGACTCCATCGCATGAGCTTGCCTATGCAGTAGCCGCGGAAGTGGAGCGGCAGCTACTGGAATTGCCACGGCAGAGTATCGCCCGAGCTTCGGTAGAGGCTTACGGAGCGATCATCATCGTAGAGGATATAGAAGAGGGAATTTCCGTTGTGAACCGGCTGGCGCCGGAGCATTTGGAAATTGTAACAGCTGACCCGATGGGGCTCCTCGGGAGCATCGAGAATGCAGGGGCTATATTCCTTGGACCCTACAGCTCAGAGCCTGTTGGTGACTATTTTGCCGGACCGAATCACATTATTCCCACGAACGGAACTGCGCGCTTCTCCTCGCCCGTAGATGTGGATGACTTCATTAAGAAGTCTAGCCTTATCTACTACAGCAAGGAAGCGCTGCTGCGTGATGGACATAGTATTATTGAATTGGCAAGACGTGAGGGCCTTGAAGGGCATGCTCGGGCTATTGAAATCCGATTAGAAAACGAAGGGAAAGGTGGAGACAGCCATGGAGAACAATAA
- the hisA gene encoding 1-(5-phosphoribosyl)-5-[(5-phosphoribosylamino)methylideneamino]imidazole-4-carboxamide isomerase, translated as MSSFIVYPAIDIRDGKCVRLKQGDYNQETVYNDSPIKVAKSWEEQGGQFIHLVDLDGAKAGYPVNDAIIGAIAANANVPVQVGGGLRSLADVEKLLGLGVSRVIIGTAAINDREFTEAVLAKYGDKVAIGIDARNGYVATHGWLNTSETRAEDLAKYLASKGAETFIYTDISRDGMMQGPNVEGILSMAATSGKTVIASGGVTTLDDLLRLNVHSASGIGGAIVGKALYTGNIDLAEALQALGSK; from the coding sequence ATGTCTTCTTTTATTGTGTATCCGGCAATTGATATCCGGGATGGAAAATGCGTTAGATTGAAGCAAGGGGATTACAATCAGGAAACGGTCTATAACGACAGTCCTATAAAAGTGGCAAAATCGTGGGAAGAGCAAGGAGGACAATTTATTCACTTGGTGGATCTGGACGGTGCAAAAGCCGGCTATCCGGTCAATGATGCCATTATCGGCGCAATTGCTGCGAACGCTAATGTTCCTGTTCAAGTAGGAGGCGGCCTGCGCAGTCTTGCAGATGTCGAAAAGCTGCTCGGACTCGGAGTCAGCCGTGTGATTATCGGAACAGCCGCTATCAACGATCGTGAATTTACGGAGGCTGTATTAGCCAAGTATGGAGATAAGGTTGCCATCGGGATTGATGCCCGTAATGGTTACGTGGCTACCCATGGTTGGCTGAACACTTCGGAGACCCGAGCAGAGGATCTTGCAAAGTATTTGGCTTCCAAAGGTGCTGAGACCTTTATTTACACGGACATTTCCCGTGACGGGATGATGCAGGGCCCGAATGTGGAGGGTATCCTCTCCATGGCAGCTACCAGCGGCAAAACGGTGATAGCTTCCGGCGGCGTGACCACTTTGGACGATCTGCTGCGCCTAAATGTACATAGTGCCAGTGGGATTGGCGGAGCCATTGTTGGCAAAGCGCTGTATACGGGAAATATCGACCTTGCCGAAGCATTGCAGGCATTGGGGTCAAAGTAA